In Streptococcus parasuis, the following proteins share a genomic window:
- a CDS encoding CTP synthase yields MTKYIFVTGGVVSSIGKGIVAASLGRLLKNRGLKVTIQKFDPYINIDPGTMSPYQHGEVFVTDDGAETDLDLGHYERFIDINLNKYSNVTTGKIYSEVLRKERKGEYLGATVQVIPHITDALKDKIKRAARTTDADVIITEVGGTVGDIESLPFLEALRQMKAEVGSDNVMYIHTTLLPYLKAAGEMKTKPTQHSVKELRGLGIQPNMLVIRTEQPAGQGIKNKLAQFCDVAPEAVIESLDVEHLYQIPLNMQAQNMDQIVCDHLKLDVPPADMTEWTAMVDKVLNLKKTVKIALVGKYVELQDAYISVVEALKHSGYANDAAIELDWVNANDLTAENVEERLSQAQGIIVPGGFGQRGTEGKIQAIRYARENDVPMLGVCLGMQLTCVEFARNVLGLEGANSFELDPETKYPIIDIMRDQIGVEDLGGTLRLGLYPSKLKRGSKAAAAYDNQEVVQRRHRHRYEFNNAFREQFEKAGFIFSGVSPDNRLVEIVEIPENKFFVACQYHPELQSRPNRPEGLYTAFVTAAIENK; encoded by the coding sequence ATGACAAAATATATTTTTGTAACAGGTGGTGTGGTTTCATCTATTGGTAAAGGGATCGTGGCAGCCAGCCTTGGTCGACTATTGAAAAACCGTGGACTGAAGGTAACCATTCAAAAATTTGACCCATATATCAATATTGATCCAGGAACCATGAGTCCTTACCAGCATGGGGAAGTGTTTGTGACGGATGATGGTGCAGAAACTGATTTGGATTTAGGTCACTATGAACGTTTTATTGATATCAACCTCAATAAATATTCAAATGTTACAACTGGTAAAATTTATAGCGAAGTCCTTCGTAAAGAGCGTAAAGGTGAGTATTTGGGCGCAACTGTTCAAGTTATTCCACATATTACGGATGCTTTGAAAGATAAAATTAAACGAGCTGCGCGTACTACAGATGCGGATGTCATCATCACGGAAGTAGGTGGTACAGTTGGTGATATTGAAAGTTTGCCTTTCCTTGAAGCGCTTCGTCAAATGAAAGCGGAGGTGGGTTCAGATAATGTTATGTATATCCACACAACACTTCTACCTTACCTTAAGGCGGCTGGTGAAATGAAAACAAAGCCAACCCAACATTCTGTTAAAGAACTGCGTGGTCTGGGGATTCAACCAAATATGTTGGTGATTCGTACTGAGCAACCAGCTGGTCAAGGAATTAAAAATAAATTAGCTCAATTCTGTGATGTGGCTCCAGAAGCTGTGATTGAATCACTAGATGTTGAGCATCTTTATCAAATTCCGCTGAATATGCAAGCCCAAAATATGGATCAAATCGTTTGCGACCATTTGAAATTAGATGTGCCACCAGCAGATATGACAGAGTGGACTGCAATGGTAGATAAGGTATTGAACTTGAAGAAAACGGTAAAAATTGCCCTAGTTGGTAAATATGTTGAACTTCAGGATGCCTATATTTCAGTTGTCGAAGCTTTGAAACATTCCGGGTATGCTAATGATGCTGCTATCGAATTGGACTGGGTCAATGCCAATGATTTAACAGCTGAAAATGTAGAGGAGCGTCTTAGCCAAGCCCAAGGGATTATCGTTCCTGGTGGATTTGGTCAACGTGGAACAGAAGGTAAGATTCAAGCTATTCGATATGCGCGTGAAAATGATGTGCCAATGCTAGGTGTTTGTCTGGGAATGCAATTGACTTGTGTTGAGTTTGCTCGGAATGTTCTAGGTTTGGAAGGTGCTAATAGCTTTGAATTAGACCCAGAAACTAAATATCCGATCATTGACATCATGCGTGACCAAATTGGAGTAGAAGACCTTGGCGGAACACTTCGTTTAGGCTTGTATCCAAGTAAACTCAAACGTGGCTCAAAGGCTGCTGCTGCTTATGATAACCAAGAGGTTGTGCAACGTCGTCACCGTCACCGCTACGAGTTTAATAATGCATTCCGTGAGCAATTTGAAAAAGCAGGATTTATCTTCTCAGGAGTATCACCTGACAACCGTTTGGTAGAAATTGTTGAAATTCCTGAAAATAAATTCTTTGTAGCTTGTCAATACCATCCAGAACTGCAATCTCGTCCAAATCGTCCAGAAGGTTTGTATACAGCTTTTGTTACGGCAGCGATTGAAAACAAATAA
- a CDS encoding helix-hairpin-helix domain-containing protein: MSKKKANRKKQLKKQLADLRRAGRVGLETARGAVETVAHQAETFVEHAVEQVKEVVAEVTSSAASLEDFLALPELEGIAAARLETFYEAGIQSVADFANHTEKDLLALKGIGPATIKQLKEKGIELKA; this comes from the coding sequence TTGTCAAAGAAAAAAGCAAATCGTAAAAAACAATTGAAAAAACAACTAGCAGACTTGAGACGAGCAGGGCGTGTCGGTCTTGAAACTGCTCGCGGAGCTGTTGAGACAGTCGCACATCAGGCTGAAACTTTCGTAGAACATGCTGTGGAACAAGTGAAAGAAGTTGTAGCAGAGGTGACTTCTTCAGCGGCTTCATTGGAAGACTTTTTGGCACTTCCTGAGTTGGAAGGCATTGCGGCAGCACGTTTGGAAACCTTCTACGAAGCAGGAATTCAATCTGTAGCTGATTTTGCAAACCATACAGAAAAGGATCTCTTGGCTCTTAAAGGCATCGGTCCTGCAACTATCAAGCAGTTGAAAGAAAAAGGGATTGAGTTGAAAGCTTAA
- a CDS encoding shikimate kinase, which yields MNLIIIGAQASGKMTIGQEVERLTDLVLFHNHESIDFVTKFFPMSDEARELINDIRMKFFETSAKTDLGLIFTVVIDFNDPADISFLENIQEIYHSRNQAVLFIELETELQERLRRNVTENRLQHKPWKRNIEWSEKDILDTMKFANFNPEFAPKQLYHYHKINNTQLTANEVALLIIQIMRKLEQEKTK from the coding sequence ATGAATCTAATTATTATTGGAGCACAAGCTTCTGGCAAGATGACCATTGGGCAGGAGGTTGAAAGATTAACAGATTTGGTTTTGTTTCATAATCATGAATCAATCGATTTCGTAACAAAATTTTTTCCAATGTCTGACGAAGCGAGAGAACTTATTAATGATATTCGTATGAAGTTTTTTGAAACCTCTGCGAAAACTGATTTGGGTTTGATTTTTACAGTTGTTATTGACTTTAATGATCCAGCAGATATTTCTTTTTTAGAGAATATTCAAGAGATTTATCACAGTAGGAATCAAGCTGTTCTGTTTATTGAATTGGAAACAGAGCTGCAAGAACGTTTAAGAAGAAATGTGACCGAAAATCGTTTGCAACATAAACCTTGGAAAAGAAATATTGAGTGGTCTGAAAAAGATATTCTAGATACTATGAAGTTTGCAAACTTTAATCCAGAATTTGCTCCTAAGCAACTCTACCATTATCATAAAATTAATAATACCCAACTTACTGCCAATGAGGTTGCTCTATTGATTATCCAAATAATGAGAAAACTTGAGCAAGAAAAAACGAAATAG
- a CDS encoding HsdM family class I SAM-dependent methyltransferase, producing the protein MAKKEVNTDLWVHELLKEAGIRDKFDAQGSNIKELDDSLKTASKKGTGKPGFPEYVGVVKDFLIIIEDKPELSKHINYTDNDLIADDVKSNTDYAVNGAVFYAKHLAGQVSYKKIIALGISGNEKKHRITPVFVNERGEYFELADIETLISFSVDNIDEYYVKEILQEKTNFEKETAEILKDAATLHNDLRNYGNIEEKNKPLIVSGILLALRETEHGNFSLESLTGDTVKTDGSKIYAAIKANLQRANVSPEVKKDKLLSQFAIIRDDVKINENNSTLGKTPIKHFTEFLYKSIYQSLRYNSSAEDYLGRFYGEFMSYSGGDGQNLGIVLTPKHITELFCDLVDLKPTDKVFDPTCGTAGFLIAAMHDMLTKAESDYQREQIRKHQLFGIEEQSYMFTIATTNMILRGDGKSNLENQDFLRQNPSKLQLKQCNVGMMNPPYSMGSKTNTELYEINFTEHLLNSLVEGAKAAVIVPQSTFTGKTKFEKEAKQNILKYHTLEGVITLNKNTFYGVGTNPCIAVFTAGIPHRPEKECKFINFENDGFEVSKHIGLVETATAKDKKQHLLDVWFNRTDAETKFCVSTTIEADDEWLHSFYYFNDEIPTEEDFQKTIADYLTFEVNMITHGRGYLFGIEDKENYQEMSDTDEFQMVAEEGDKYE; encoded by the coding sequence ATGGCAAAAAAAGAAGTAAATACTGATCTATGGGTACATGAACTTTTAAAAGAAGCTGGTATCCGGGATAAATTTGATGCTCAAGGAAGTAATATCAAGGAATTAGACGATTCCCTAAAAACGGCTTCTAAAAAAGGAACTGGTAAACCAGGCTTTCCAGAATATGTAGGAGTTGTTAAAGATTTCTTGATAATTATTGAGGACAAGCCAGAATTATCAAAACACATAAACTATACCGATAATGACCTAATTGCAGATGATGTCAAATCAAATACAGACTATGCAGTAAATGGTGCTGTCTTTTATGCTAAGCACTTGGCAGGTCAAGTTAGTTATAAAAAAATTATCGCACTAGGAATTAGTGGTAATGAAAAAAAGCATCGTATTACACCAGTTTTTGTAAATGAACGCGGGGAGTACTTTGAATTAGCTGATATTGAAACTTTAATCTCATTTTCAGTTGATAATATTGATGAGTATTATGTTAAAGAAATTCTGCAAGAAAAAACCAATTTTGAAAAAGAAACTGCTGAAATTTTAAAAGATGCGGCGACTTTGCATAATGACCTTAGAAATTATGGTAATATTGAAGAGAAGAACAAACCGTTAATTGTTTCAGGAATTCTCTTAGCTTTGAGAGAGACAGAACACGGGAATTTTTCACTGGAAAGTTTAACAGGTGATACTGTAAAAACGGATGGTTCAAAGATTTATGCTGCTATTAAAGCTAATCTTCAGCGTGCTAATGTTTCGCCTGAGGTGAAAAAAGACAAACTACTTAGCCAGTTTGCGATCATCAGAGATGATGTTAAAATTAATGAGAACAATAGCACGTTAGGGAAAACACCAATTAAGCACTTTACAGAATTTCTTTATAAAAGTATATATCAAAGCCTAAGATACAATAGCTCTGCGGAAGATTATCTTGGTCGCTTTTATGGCGAATTTATGTCTTATTCTGGCGGAGATGGACAGAACTTAGGGATTGTTTTGACACCAAAGCATATTACTGAGCTGTTTTGTGATTTAGTTGATTTGAAGCCAACGGATAAGGTCTTTGACCCAACTTGCGGAACGGCTGGTTTCTTGATTGCTGCTATGCATGATATGCTGACAAAAGCAGAGAGTGATTACCAACGTGAGCAGATTCGTAAGCACCAGCTTTTTGGTATTGAAGAGCAATCTTATATGTTTACCATTGCAACCACCAATATGATCCTACGAGGTGATGGGAAGAGTAATCTTGAAAATCAAGACTTTCTGCGCCAAAATCCTAGTAAACTACAATTAAAGCAATGTAATGTTGGTATGATGAACCCACCCTATTCAATGGGCTCAAAAACAAATACTGAATTATATGAAATTAACTTTACAGAACACTTGTTAAATTCCTTAGTTGAAGGGGCTAAGGCTGCTGTTATTGTACCTCAGTCAACCTTTACAGGAAAAACAAAGTTTGAAAAAGAAGCGAAACAAAATATCTTAAAATATCACACTTTGGAAGGTGTTATTACCCTCAATAAAAATACCTTTTACGGAGTGGGGACAAACCCTTGTATTGCAGTGTTTACAGCTGGCATTCCCCATCGTCCAGAAAAGGAATGTAAGTTTATCAATTTTGAAAATGATGGGTTTGAGGTTTCTAAGCATATTGGTCTCGTTGAAACGGCTACTGCTAAAGATAAAAAACAGCATTTGCTGGATGTTTGGTTTAATCGTACAGATGCGGAAACGAAATTCTGTGTTAGTACGACAATTGAAGCCGATGATGAGTGGCTCCATTCTTTCTACTATTTCAATGATGAGATCCCAACTGAAGAAGATTTCCAAAAAACCATTGCAGATTACCTCACTTTTGAAGTAAATATGATTACACATGGACGCGGATATCTTTTTGGGATAGAAGATAAAGAGAATTATCAAGAAATGAGTGACACTGATGAATTTCAGATGGTAGCGGAAGAAGGTGATAAGTATGAATGA
- a CDS encoding VOC family protein: MLHHVEIYVSDLETSRAFYDFLLTKLGYSLYQEWEDGLSYKKAEQYLVFVQTPQDFLGAGYHRCRIGLNHLAFHAGTPDDVDQWRKKFLTRRVKLLYDDRYPHAGGPDHYALYLEDPDGIKIELVGEAR, translated from the coding sequence ATGTTACATCATGTTGAAATATATGTTTCAGACTTGGAAACCTCACGGGCATTCTACGACTTTCTCCTGACCAAGCTGGGCTACTCGCTCTATCAGGAGTGGGAGGACGGGCTATCTTATAAAAAAGCAGAGCAGTACCTGGTCTTTGTCCAAACGCCACAGGACTTCCTAGGAGCAGGCTATCACCGGTGCCGTATAGGTCTCAATCATCTAGCCTTTCATGCAGGAACACCTGATGATGTTGACCAATGGCGGAAGAAATTTTTGACCAGACGAGTCAAACTGCTCTACGATGACCGCTATCCCCACGCTGGAGGACCAGATCACTATGCTCTCTATTTGGAAGACCCAGATGGGATCAAGATAGAGTTGGTGGGGGAGGCAAGATGA
- a CDS encoding restriction endonuclease subunit S, giving the protein MSKLKLTDVEWKEFLFPDIFPEIFIAKSSDSNALSEGEVPFIGRSSVNNGFQGLYYVSKDKIVKKNCITVSMVGEPRSFYQPYDFTCSQNILVLRNDFLNKDISKFLISIIDNYLTSKGFGYGYPVGLNRVIKNKLMLPIDSHGQPNWQFMEDYIKQEQQQQAQQVIDYYERKLVDLAGEVVGLDKVEWKTFCLGEVFDLITKGSKGLNHLEKGISDGISYVGATNRNNGVLDFVEQKESLIYSGNAIAFIRNGEGSMGYSVYKKEDFVASQDITVGYNENLNEYNAKFITTVADQVRGKYNFGYKRNQERLKRETLTLPADKNGNPDFQYMSDFVKKLELDKVQEVLEYIYIYIKMKTILEEKVCEISWKDFWIEYICDVKSGVRLTKGNQEAGERPFIGASDSDNGVTAFVSNTNKSLDENVLGVNYNGSVVENFYHPYQAIFSDDVKRLNWKDGTIGNKYTYLFLKQMILSQKIKYAYGYKFNGERMKRQKIMLPVTEAGLPDYDYMKSYMQKQELEQIFKILNYLHQEKN; this is encoded by the coding sequence ATGAGTAAGTTAAAGTTGACAGATGTGGAGTGGAAAGAGTTTTTATTTCCAGATATTTTTCCAGAGATCTTTATAGCAAAATCATCTGACTCAAATGCTCTCAGCGAAGGAGAAGTGCCATTCATTGGAAGAAGTTCAGTTAATAATGGATTCCAAGGTCTTTATTATGTTTCCAAAGATAAAATTGTTAAGAAAAATTGTATTACAGTAAGTATGGTTGGAGAGCCGAGATCGTTTTATCAACCTTATGACTTTACTTGTAGTCAAAATATTTTAGTTTTACGAAATGACTTCTTGAATAAAGATATTAGCAAGTTTTTAATTTCAATTATTGATAATTATTTGACTTCAAAAGGATTTGGTTATGGTTACCCCGTTGGACTGAATAGAGTAATAAAAAATAAACTCATGCTTCCTATTGATTCTCATGGTCAACCTAACTGGCAATTTATGGAAGACTATATCAAACAGGAGCAGCAGCAACAAGCTCAGCAAGTCATTGACTATTATGAGCGTAAACTGGTTGATTTAGCTGGCGAAGTGGTGGGCTTGGATAAGGTTGAGTGGAAAACGTTTTGCTTAGGAGAAGTATTTGATTTAATTACAAAAGGTAGTAAAGGTCTTAATCATTTAGAAAAAGGGATATCCGACGGAATCAGTTATGTAGGAGCAACCAATCGTAATAATGGCGTTTTGGATTTTGTTGAACAAAAAGAAAGCCTGATATACTCCGGAAATGCTATTGCCTTTATTCGGAACGGAGAAGGTTCAATGGGATATAGCGTCTATAAAAAAGAAGACTTCGTTGCATCACAGGATATAACAGTTGGATATAATGAAAATCTGAATGAATATAATGCTAAATTTATAACCACAGTAGCTGATCAAGTTAGGGGAAAATATAATTTTGGATATAAACGAAATCAAGAAAGATTGAAACGAGAGACTCTAACACTACCCGCTGACAAAAACGGCAATCCTGATTTCCAATATATGTCGGACTTTGTGAAAAAATTAGAACTTGATAAAGTTCAAGAAGTGCTTGAATATATATATATATATATTAAAATGAAGACGATACTTGAAGAAAAAGTTTGTGAAATTTCTTGGAAAGATTTCTGGATTGAATATATTTGTGACGTTAAATCTGGTGTTCGTCTGACCAAAGGTAATCAAGAGGCTGGGGAACGCCCTTTCATTGGTGCCAGTGATAGCGACAACGGAGTGACGGCATTTGTATCTAATACGAATAAAAGTCTTGATGAAAATGTACTCGGTGTTAATTATAATGGCAGTGTTGTCGAAAATTTCTATCACCCTTACCAAGCTATTTTTTCAGACGATGTCAAACGCTTAAATTGGAAAGATGGGACAATTGGCAATAAATATACCTATCTTTTCTTAAAACAGATGATTTTATCTCAAAAAATCAAATATGCCTATGGTTATAAATTTAATGGTGAACGGATGAAGCGCCAGAAGATTATGTTACCAGTTACTGAGGCTGGACTACCAGATTATGACTATATGAAATCGTACATGCAAAAGCAAGAACTAGAACAAATTTTTAAGATTTTGAATTATTTACATCAGGAGAAAAATTAA
- a CDS encoding valine--tRNA ligase yields MSKELSPKYNPAEVEAGRYQTWLDQDVFKPSGDAEAKPYSIVIPPPNVTGKLHLGHAWDTTLQDIIIRQKRMQGFDTLWLPGMDHAGIATQAKVEERLREQGITRYDLGREKFLDKVWEWKDEYATTIKEQWGKLGLSVDYSRERFTLDEGLSKAVRKVFVELYKKGWIYRGEFIINWDPAARTALSDIEVIHKDVEGAFYHMNYMLEDGSRALQVATTRPETMFGDVAVAVNPEDPRYKDLIGKNVILPIVNKPIPIVADEHADPEFGTGVVKITPAHDPNDFLVGQRHNLPQVNVMNDDGTMNELAGEFAGMDRFEARKATVAKLQELGALVEIENRVHSVGHSERTGVVVEPRLSTQWFVKMDQLAKNAIANQDTADKVEFYPPRFNDTFLQWMENVHDWVISRQLWWGHQIPAWYNESGEMYVGEEAPTGDGWVQDEDVLDTWFSSALWPFSTMGWPDENAADFQRYFPTSTLVTGYDIIFFWVSRMIFQSLEFTGRQPFKNVLIHGLIRDEEGRKMSKSLGNGIDPMDVIEKYGADALRWFLSNGSAPGQDVRFSYEKMDASWNFINKIWNISRYILMNNEGLTLDAARENVVKVAAGEAGNVTDRWILHNLNETIAKVTENFDKFEFGVAGHILYNFIWEEFANWYVELTKEVLYSDNEAEKVMTRSVLLYTLDQILRLLHPIMPFVTEEIFAQYAEGSIVVAAYPVVNPAFENTEAHKGVESLKDLIRSVRNSRAEVNVAPSKPITILIKTADSELETFFKANENYIRRFTNPEHLEISSSIAAPELAMSAVITGAEIFLPLADLLNVEEELARLDKELAKWQKELDLVGKKLSNERFIANAKPEVVEKEKEKQADYQAKYDATVGRIEEMKKLVG; encoded by the coding sequence ATGTCAAAAGAATTATCACCAAAATACAATCCAGCCGAGGTTGAGGCTGGTCGTTACCAAACTTGGTTGGACCAAGATGTCTTTAAGCCGTCAGGCGATGCGGAGGCGAAGCCTTATTCTATCGTCATTCCGCCACCAAATGTAACAGGTAAATTGCACTTGGGACACGCTTGGGATACCACCCTTCAAGACATCATTATCCGCCAGAAACGCATGCAGGGCTTTGATACCCTCTGGCTTCCAGGTATGGACCATGCGGGGATTGCCACACAGGCTAAAGTTGAGGAACGCTTGCGGGAGCAAGGTATCACACGCTATGATCTTGGTCGTGAAAAATTCCTCGACAAAGTCTGGGAATGGAAAGATGAATATGCTACAACCATCAAGGAGCAATGGGGTAAACTAGGTTTATCTGTGGATTATTCACGTGAACGTTTCACACTTGATGAAGGTTTGTCAAAAGCTGTTCGCAAGGTCTTTGTAGAACTCTACAAAAAAGGCTGGATCTACCGTGGCGAATTTATCATCAACTGGGATCCAGCGGCTCGCACAGCCCTTTCTGACATCGAGGTTATTCACAAGGACGTCGAAGGTGCCTTCTACCACATGAATTACATGTTGGAAGATGGTTCTCGTGCCCTTCAAGTTGCGACCACCCGTCCTGAAACCATGTTCGGTGACGTTGCGGTGGCGGTTAATCCAGAAGATCCACGTTACAAGGACTTGATTGGTAAAAACGTTATCCTGCCAATCGTAAACAAGCCAATCCCAATCGTTGCGGATGAACACGCCGATCCTGAATTTGGTACAGGGGTTGTGAAAATCACGCCTGCTCACGATCCAAATGACTTCCTCGTAGGTCAACGCCACAATTTGCCACAAGTCAATGTCATGAACGACGACGGTACGATGAACGAGTTGGCAGGTGAATTTGCAGGTATGGACCGCTTTGAAGCTCGTAAGGCAACGGTTGCTAAGTTACAAGAACTGGGTGCCCTTGTTGAAATCGAAAACCGTGTGCATTCCGTTGGTCACTCGGAGCGTACAGGTGTGGTAGTTGAGCCACGCTTGTCAACCCAGTGGTTTGTTAAGATGGACCAACTAGCTAAGAATGCCATTGCCAACCAAGACACAGCTGACAAGGTAGAATTTTACCCACCACGTTTCAACGATACCTTCCTGCAATGGATGGAAAATGTACACGACTGGGTAATCTCGCGTCAGCTTTGGTGGGGGCATCAGATTCCAGCATGGTATAACGAATCTGGCGAAATGTACGTCGGAGAAGAGGCTCCAACAGGTGACGGTTGGGTACAGGATGAGGATGTCCTAGACACCTGGTTCAGCTCTGCCCTTTGGCCATTCTCAACTATGGGCTGGCCTGACGAAAACGCGGCTGACTTCCAGCGTTACTTCCCAACCTCAACCCTGGTAACGGGCTACGACATCATCTTCTTCTGGGTGTCACGGATGATTTTCCAATCGCTTGAGTTCACAGGCCGTCAGCCATTCAAGAATGTGCTGATCCACGGTTTGATCCGTGACGAAGAAGGTCGCAAGATGTCCAAGTCGCTTGGAAACGGGATCGACCCAATGGATGTCATCGAGAAATACGGTGCGGACGCTTTGCGTTGGTTCCTGTCAAACGGCTCTGCCCCTGGTCAAGATGTTCGTTTCTCTTATGAGAAGATGGATGCTTCTTGGAACTTCATCAACAAGATTTGGAACATTTCCCGCTATATCCTCATGAACAATGAAGGCTTGACCTTGGATGCAGCGCGTGAAAATGTTGTCAAAGTCGCAGCTGGTGAGGCTGGTAACGTGACGGACCGCTGGATTCTCCACAACCTCAACGAAACCATTGCTAAGGTCACTGAAAACTTCGACAAGTTCGAGTTTGGTGTGGCTGGTCATATTCTTTATAACTTCATCTGGGAAGAGTTCGCCAACTGGTATGTGGAGCTGACCAAGGAAGTGCTCTACAGCGATAACGAGGCTGAGAAAGTCATGACTCGCTCTGTCCTTCTCTACACGCTGGACCAAATCCTTCGCCTCCTCCACCCTATCATGCCGTTTGTGACGGAAGAGATCTTCGCCCAGTACGCAGAGGGCTCTATCGTGGTGGCAGCTTACCCTGTGGTCAACCCAGCCTTTGAAAATACGGAAGCCCACAAAGGAGTGGAGAGCCTTAAGGACTTGATTCGTTCGGTGCGAAATAGCAGAGCAGAAGTGAATGTTGCGCCATCTAAACCGATTACTATCTTGATTAAGACGGCAGATAGCGAGCTTGAAACCTTCTTCAAGGCAAATGAAAACTACATCCGACGCTTTACAAATCCAGAGCATCTGGAAATCAGCTCAAGCATTGCTGCGCCAGAATTAGCCATGTCAGCCGTTATCACTGGTGCTGAAATCTTCTTGCCACTCGCCGACCTCCTCAACGTAGAAGAAGAGTTGGCTCGTCTGGACAAAGAGCTTGCCAAATGGCAAAAAGAACTAGACTTGGTCGGCAAAAAACTCAGCAATGAACGCTTCATCGCCAACGCCAAACCAGAAGTCGTTGAAAAAGAAAAAGAAAAACAAGCCGACTACCAAGCAAAATATGATGCGACAGTAGGACGGATTGAAGAGATGAAAAAGTTGGTGGGGTAA
- a CDS encoding DUF1912 family protein: protein MTKEQEFLKEFEAWVNTQVMVNEMAVEESRRVLEEDKDERAADAYIRYESKLDAYRFIQGKFANYHAGKGFHDLPDELLGQRNY from the coding sequence ATGACAAAAGAACAAGAATTTTTAAAAGAATTTGAAGCTTGGGTGAATACACAAGTCATGGTCAATGAAATGGCTGTTGAAGAAAGTCGCCGTGTCTTGGAAGAAGATAAGGATGAGCGTGCTGCGGATGCATATATTCGTTACGAGAGCAAGCTGGATGCTTATCGCTTTATTCAAGGAAAATTTGCCAACTACCATGCTGGTAAAGGATTTCATGATTTACCAGATGAATTGCTTGGTCAACGGAATTATTAA
- the rhuM gene encoding RhuM family protein has translation MNEISNFILYTTPNGEVHLDILLQDENLWLTQKGIAELFGVAKSTVSEHLKNIYNDGELVKLATVRKFRIVQQEGNRAVRRELEYYSLDAIISVGYRVNSSKATQFRIWATDTLKEFIIKGFVLDDERLKQGQTVFGQDYFRELLERIRSIRASERRIYQQVTDIFAECAIDYDRNSEITKNFYAMVQNKFHFAITGNTAAEIIYHKADADKEQMGLTTWKNAPDGRVLKSDVIVAKNYLQEAEIRQLERTVTAYFDYIEGLVERRNTFTMQALAESIDRFLSFNEYQILEGKGTISKKQADEKANQEYEKFNRIQKIVSDFDKQIQKLMAGEKDE, from the coding sequence ATGAATGAAATTTCTAATTTTATCCTTTACACAACACCTAATGGTGAGGTACATCTGGATATTCTTTTACAGGATGAGAATCTCTGGCTGACGCAAAAAGGGATTGCAGAGTTGTTTGGTGTTGCAAAATCAACAGTAAGTGAACATTTAAAAAACATTTATAATGATGGAGAACTGGTCAAACTAGCAACTGTTCGGAAATTCCGAATAGTTCAACAAGAAGGTAATAGAGCAGTTCGACGTGAACTAGAATACTACAGTCTTGACGCTATTATCTCAGTTGGCTATCGTGTCAACTCATCAAAGGCAACACAATTTCGGATTTGGGCGACTGATACTTTGAAAGAGTTTATTATCAAAGGTTTTGTGCTTGATGATGAACGCTTGAAACAAGGGCAGACAGTCTTTGGACAGGACTATTTCCGTGAACTCTTAGAGCGTATCCGATCTATCCGTGCTAGTGAGCGCCGCATTTATCAGCAGGTGACTGATATTTTTGCAGAATGTGCGATTGATTATGACAGAAATTCAGAAATCACTAAGAATTTCTATGCTATGGTGCAAAATAAATTTCATTTTGCTATTACGGGCAATACCGCTGCGGAAATTATTTATCATAAGGCAGATGCTGATAAGGAGCAGATGGGGCTGACAACTTGGAAGAATGCTCCAGATGGTCGCGTGCTGAAATCGGATGTGATTGTGGCTAAAAATTATCTACAAGAAGCAGAAATTCGTCAGCTTGAACGGACCGTAACCGCTTATTTTGACTATATTGAAGGCTTGGTTGAACGCCGAAATACTTTTACCATGCAGGCCTTGGCAGAAAGTATTGACCGCTTCCTATCTTTCAATGAATACCAAATTCTAGAAGGCAAAGGTACCATTTCTAAAAAACAGGCAGATGAAAAAGCTAATCAAGAGTATGAAAAATTCAATCGCATCCAGAAAATTGTGTCAGATTTTGATAAGCAAATCCAGAAACTGATGGCAGGTGAGAAAGATGAGTAA